The following coding sequences are from one Alosa alosa isolate M-15738 ecotype Scorff River chromosome 13, AALO_Geno_1.1, whole genome shotgun sequence window:
- the LOC125306303 gene encoding urokinase plasminogen activator surface receptor-like codes for MSFNLLAVKMVIGVTFVIMSLLFSQAKGLECITCVSASGSCTGSSLQCPSVLGSCASITVASFVGNSKIAEANAKSCFPNDQCVNGSLNSGSVRLTISTLCCNTDNCNTGAPAAVVNNMANRRQCFTCGLTNCSSTLQCLGNEDRCFTASVDIAGQSTTVKGCATRAVCSGVFASQLAMPGDVSCCEGNLCNSAWSAGHSVLLLFWPLVSALLLY; via the exons atgaGCTTCAACTTACTTGCTGTCAAGATGGtcattggtgttacttttgTGATAATGAGCCTCCTTTTCTCTCAAG CAAAAGGACTGGAGTGCATCACGTGCGTTAGTGCGAGTGgatcttgcactggatcatcgcTGCAGTGCCCCTCAGTTCTTGGCTCATGTGCCAGCATCACAGTTGCCTCGTTCGTAG GGAATTCAAAGATAGCTGAAGCAAATGCCAAAAGCTGCTTCCCCAATGATCAGTGTGTCAATGGTTCCCTGAACTCAGGAAGTGTAAGGCTAACTATCAGCACCTTGTGCTGTAACACAGACAACTGCAACACCGGAGCACCAGCAG CTGTAGTAAACAACATGGCCAACAGGAGGCAGTGTTTCACCTGTGGCTTGACAAACTGCTCATCGACACTTCAGTGTCTCGGAAATGAAGATCGATGTTTCACagcatcag TGGACATAGCAGGACAGAGCACCACTGTAAAGGGCTGTGCCACCCGTGCTGTCTGCTCTGGAGTCTTCGCGTCCCAGCTGGCAATGCCGGGGGACGTATCCTGCTGTGAGGGGAATCTGTGTAATAGCGCCTGGAGTGCTGGCCACAGCGTCCTGCTCCTGTTCTGGCCTCTGGTTTCTGCTCTGCTCTTATACTGA
- the si:dkey-79d12.4 gene encoding uncharacterized protein si:dkey-79d12.4 isoform X1, whose translation MQYQTSLDWPVFVKMQTAVDCVCVEEFVQELVGAEMDLDDKGGLDTPRSVLQDNPSVLYTDQCCNLEESSDADRGFEALCAGLSSQSSAPQLMPSKRNHTCWECGERFKTLHDLMVHFDQHQTTGRCHLCKVAFRRGASLAMHLENTHRDVALGCPATHCRAQLRNRWLLNQHIERCHTRKSGRTAVVAVVKEVVVVAEEEPPPRGQQSRFSEKHPQEPVVSDHSYHSTISMGLTDHTYNSTRMASGRVATRDQGAQEHANMALKMEQGSKGFLEEGAPIQWDEVEEFAEEEVGSGDASTGSRKEYENCDVKHHNDDQDYSDRDSDSSSVSDSDSDSLPPGDSIYDPKECVISNSDSDSDSDSKSDSFSSDSNRSYAKGGMHLSSSGRKKTLSTPILATVVKPLTSNPTAQVSQKCPHCWQGPYLDLKTHIVKCCSKGPDNCIKCWRVYGRFMDYICVACKKTFSGSDACKSHVCPMKFAGRPTVPDPVAKQPVDSAPVFSQLPQLYQIISLLPPGIIYTQAQSIGTSQPSVSPSTSSAVLPGSVAVKAVRPQNTNATTPTSQTATGSSPATSAPALATVVTIRDRSASVQAPNQSPMLLQPPGRAAPSYAPLANTLTGLVHVYAQNSPKTQVIVRGETPPDTPASSILCGQTPSGAPAPVLVHSQVPGSFPVTTIAHSQAVSGKPVTIVCNRDQLQMPSAMVFRNQTPTSVPSFIAAPSQGQQRVPTAVVVRSQVPPGVPAPSAIQNQASAGTAASSAARGPPGVSAATEGRTQPSLPTLFRIPTTGSNTFFFPMPNQPLGAAGPTVGHLMPVTASSGAAGVVSAGLPVLSMRFPAPTGVSLSFPSAAQSSRDSGHPVSSQVSTAVPSSAVSISSSVCTTASTSRVVPSQAYVSNALCTQVSSSLPSSSRVSSTAAGTASIPKQAPNVASITQNPRLPAVSALSAAAPTKSPPLVVLSDSGPLRILFMFLNQSRELALAQRMRTRWHYKEIFTCRQCGAVSRQPSLVVLHRYRHRGAPRPHRCCGCGRRFQARLHLLRHQVLHAEATRYICAACGDSFEGAQQLVRHKANCRYRTNAQCWRPFVCSCGRRFVRPSALLWHKLNNSRHKPRTRNQTTLSRQNQDVQNTLPAT comes from the exons ATGCA GTATCAAACTTCATTAGACTGGCCCGTCTTTGTCAAGATGCAAACCGCCGTCGACTGCGTATGCGTGGAAGAGTTTGTTCAGGAACTTGTGGGCGCAGAGATGGATTTGGATGATAAAGGTGGACTGGACACTCCTCGCTCAGTG CTCCAAGACAATCCCTCAGTGCTGTACACAGACCAGTGTTGCAACTTGGAGGAGTCGAGTGATGCTGACCGTGGCTTCGAGGCGTTATGCGCCGGCCTGTCTTCCCAGAGCTCGGCACCGCAGCTCATGCCCAGCAAGCGGAACCACACATGCTGGGAGTGCGGCGAGCGCTTCAAGACGCTGCACGACCTGATGGTGCACTTCGACCAGCACCAGACCACTGGGCGCTGCCACCTGTGCAAGGTGGCGTTCCGGCGCGGGGCTTCTCTGGCCATGCACCTGGAGAACACCCACCGAGACGTGGCCCTCgggtgccctgccacacactGCAGGGCCCAGCTCCGCAACAGGTGGCTGCTGAACCAGCACATAGAGAGGTGCCACACGCGCAAGAGTGGAAGGACAGCCGTGGTGGCCGTGGTGAAGGAGGTGGTCGTGGTGGCGGAGGAGGAACCGCCGCCAAGAGGGCAACAAAGTCGGTTCTCAGAGAAGCATCCCCAAGAGCCTGTGGTGAGTGACCATTCATACCACAGCACCATAAGCATGGGCCTCACGGACCATACCTATAACAGCACGAGAATGGCATCTGGCCGCGTCGCCACGCGCGATCAAGGAGCACAAGAGCACGCGAACatggcgttgaaaatggaacAGGGCAGCAAAGGCTTCCTAGAGGAGGGAGCACCCATTCAGTGGGATGAGGTTGAGGAGTTTGCTGAGGAGGAGGTTGGCTCAGGAGATGCATCTACTGGCAGCAGAAAGGAGTATGAAAACTGTGATGTTAAACATCATAATGATGATCAGGATTATAGTGACCGTGATAGTGACAGTAGTAGTGTTAGTGACAGTGATAGTGACTCCTTGCCCCCTGGCGATTCAATATATGATCCCAAGGAGTGTGTCATTTCCAACTCTGATTCGGATTCAGACTCTGATTCGAAATCGGATTCATTCTCCTCAGACTCCAATCGCTCGTACGCCAAGGGTGGCATGCACTTGTCTTCTAGCGGACGGAAAAAGACACTGAGCACACCGATTCTGGCCACTGTGGTGAAACCATTGACATCCAACCCCACTGCTCAAGTCTCACAGAAATGTCCTCACTGTTGGCAGGGCCCTTACCTCGATCTGAAGACCCACATTGTCAAGTGCTGTAGCAAAGGTCCAGACAATTGCATTAAATGCTGGAGAGTTTACGGTCGATTCATGGATTATATTTGTGTGGCCTGCAAGAAAACGTTCTCAGGCTCGGACGCTTGTAAGTCGCATGTCTGCCCTATGAAGTTTGCAGGCAGGCCTACGGTGCCAGACCCCGTTGCCAAGCAGCCTGTGGACTCAGCCCCAGTCTTCTCCCAGCTTCCCCAGCTTTACCAGATTATCTCTCTGCTGCCCCCTGGGATCATTTACACGCAAGCACAGTCTATTGGCACTTCTCAGCCTTCTGTTTCGCCTTCGACCAGTAGCGCTGTACTACCCGGCAGTGTGGCCGTGAAGGCAGTCCGCCCGCAAAACACTAACGCGACCACTCCTACGTCACAGACGGCCACTGGTAGTAGCCCTGCGACATCTGCACCCGCACTGGCCACAGTGGTGACCATCAGGGATAGGTCAGCCAGCGTCCAGGCGCCCAATCAGTCTCCCATGCTCCTTCAGCCACCTGGACGTGCCGCACCCTCCTACGCCCCCCTGGCCAACACCCTAACCGGTTTAGTGCACGTCTATGCCCAGAACTCTCCAAAGACCCAGGTGATTGTTCGTGGTGAGACCCCACCTGACACCCCTGCGTCGTCAATCCTTTGTGGCCAGACCCCGTCAGGCGCCCCTGCACCCGTGCTTGTCCACAGTCAGGTACCTGGCAGCTTTCCTGTCACCACGATTGCTCATAGCCAAGCTGTGTCTGGAAAACCAGTTACGATTGTTTGTAATCGGGACCAACTTCAGATGCCCTCCGCAATGGTTTTCCGCAACCAAACCCCCACTAGCGTGCCTAGTTTTATAGCAGCTCCCAGCCAGGGCCAGCAAAGGGTACCCACAGCTGTGGTTGTTCGCAGTCAGGTGCCCCCTGGTGTTCCAGCACCCTCAGCAATTCAAAACCAGGCTTCGGCAGGTACGGCTGCCTCTTCAGCTGCCCGAGGCCCTCCTGGCGTGTCTGCCGCCACAGAGGGAAGGACACAGccctctctccccacactgTTTCGCATACCCACCACAGGCTCCAACACCTTTTTCTTCCCTATGCCCAATCAGCCCTTGGGTGCTGCAGGGCCCACTGTTGGACATTTAATGCCCGTCACAGCTTCCAGTGGTGCTGCAGGCGTCGTCTCGGCGGGGCTGCCGGTTCTGTCAATGAGATTTCCTGCCCCGACTggtgtgtctctctccttcccaaGCGCCGCCCAGTCCTCCAGAGACTCTGGCCATCCTGTCTCAAGTCAGGTCTCCACTGCTGTCCCCTCCTCAGCGGTCTCCATCTCCAGCAGTGTGTGCACCACGGCCTCCACCTCTCGTGTGGTGCCCTCCCAGGCGTACGTGTCCAACGCCCTTTGCACCCAagtgtcttcctctctcccctcctcatctCGGGTCTCATCCACTGCAGCAGGCACTGCCTCCATACCCAAGCAGGCCCCTAATGTTGCTTCCATCACCCAGAATCCCAGGCTTCCAGCTGTCTCCGCCCTCTCAGCAGCCGCGCCCACCAAGAGTCCCCCTCTGGTCGTCCTGTCCGACTCGGGTCCACTGCGGATCTTGTTCATGTTCCTGAACCAGAGCCGGGAGCTGGCTCTGGCGCAACGCATGAGGACCCGGTGGCACTACAAGGAGATCTTCACGTGCCGCCAGTGCGGCGCCGTCTCGCGGCAGCCCTCGCTGGTTGTGCTGCACCGCTACCGCCACCGGGGGGCGCCGCGTCCCCACCGCTGCTGCGGCTGCGGCCGGCGCTTCCAGGCACGCCTGCACCTGCTCCGCCACCAGGTGCTTCACGCCGAGGCCACGCGCTACATCTGCGCGGCGTGCGGGGACTCCTTCGAGGGCGCCCAGCAGCTGGTGCGTCACAAGGCCAACTGCCGCTATAGGACCAACGCCCAGTGCTGGAGGCCCTTCGTCTGCAGCTGTGGACGGAGGTTTGTCAGGCCGTCAGCCCTCCTGTGGCACAAACTGAACAATTCCAGGCACAAACCGAGGACTAGAAATCAAACAACATTGTCACGACAGAATCAAGATGTCCAAAATACACTGCCAGCAACTTGA
- the LOC125306306 gene encoding urokinase plasminogen activator surface receptor-like produces the protein MKPCITLGVLCALFSEVAALTCYQCVPDTSQTCTNTQTCSAGSCASTTVNAYAGGTRQEINLWSCASLVQCISGSVNFGIARSTISTKCCKTDLCNSQKTPEVNTNTPNGKQCFTCEGDDCTKQLSCVGNEDRCIKTTTTMSGQTVTMKGCASSSICAGDLSADLGSVAVGLNCCEGNLCNSAKSVGQSVLLLLGSLVSVLLFH, from the exons ATGAAACCATGCATCACCCTTGGTGTTTTGTGCGCGCTCTTCTCTGAAG TGGCTGCACTCACTTGTTACCAGTGTGTTCCTGATACCTCCCAGACCTGCACAAATACTCAAACCTGTAGTGCAGGATCATGTGCCAGCACGACTGTGAATGCATATGCAG GTGGTACAAGACAAGAAATCAATTTGTGGAGCTGTGCATCTCTGGTTCAGTGCATCTCTGGGTCAGTTAACTTCGGAATTGCAAGGTCAACAATAAGCACTAAATGCTGTAAAACAGACCTCTGCAACTCTCAGAAGACTCCAG AGGTAAATACAAATACTCCCAACGGGAAGCAGTGTTTCACCTGTGAAGGAGATGACTGCACAAAACAGCTGTCCTGTGTTGGAAATGAGGACCGTTGTATTAAAACAACAA CTACAATGAGCGGGCAGACAGTCACTATGAAAGGATGTGCCTCCAGCAGTATCTGTGCAGGAGACCTGTCAGCTGATCTAGGATCTGTGGCTGTTGGGCTGAACTGCTGTGAGGGGAACCTGTGCAACAGCGCCAAGAGTGTGGGGCAGAgtgtcctgctgctgctggggtctCTCGTCTCTGTGCTGCTCTTCCACTGA
- the si:dkey-79d12.4 gene encoding uncharacterized protein si:dkey-79d12.4 isoform X2, translating into MQTAVDCVCVEEFVQELVGAEMDLDDKGGLDTPRSVLQDNPSVLYTDQCCNLEESSDADRGFEALCAGLSSQSSAPQLMPSKRNHTCWECGERFKTLHDLMVHFDQHQTTGRCHLCKVAFRRGASLAMHLENTHRDVALGCPATHCRAQLRNRWLLNQHIERCHTRKSGRTAVVAVVKEVVVVAEEEPPPRGQQSRFSEKHPQEPVVSDHSYHSTISMGLTDHTYNSTRMASGRVATRDQGAQEHANMALKMEQGSKGFLEEGAPIQWDEVEEFAEEEVGSGDASTGSRKEYENCDVKHHNDDQDYSDRDSDSSSVSDSDSDSLPPGDSIYDPKECVISNSDSDSDSDSKSDSFSSDSNRSYAKGGMHLSSSGRKKTLSTPILATVVKPLTSNPTAQVSQKCPHCWQGPYLDLKTHIVKCCSKGPDNCIKCWRVYGRFMDYICVACKKTFSGSDACKSHVCPMKFAGRPTVPDPVAKQPVDSAPVFSQLPQLYQIISLLPPGIIYTQAQSIGTSQPSVSPSTSSAVLPGSVAVKAVRPQNTNATTPTSQTATGSSPATSAPALATVVTIRDRSASVQAPNQSPMLLQPPGRAAPSYAPLANTLTGLVHVYAQNSPKTQVIVRGETPPDTPASSILCGQTPSGAPAPVLVHSQVPGSFPVTTIAHSQAVSGKPVTIVCNRDQLQMPSAMVFRNQTPTSVPSFIAAPSQGQQRVPTAVVVRSQVPPGVPAPSAIQNQASAGTAASSAARGPPGVSAATEGRTQPSLPTLFRIPTTGSNTFFFPMPNQPLGAAGPTVGHLMPVTASSGAAGVVSAGLPVLSMRFPAPTGVSLSFPSAAQSSRDSGHPVSSQVSTAVPSSAVSISSSVCTTASTSRVVPSQAYVSNALCTQVSSSLPSSSRVSSTAAGTASIPKQAPNVASITQNPRLPAVSALSAAAPTKSPPLVVLSDSGPLRILFMFLNQSRELALAQRMRTRWHYKEIFTCRQCGAVSRQPSLVVLHRYRHRGAPRPHRCCGCGRRFQARLHLLRHQVLHAEATRYICAACGDSFEGAQQLVRHKANCRYRTNAQCWRPFVCSCGRRFVRPSALLWHKLNNSRHKPRTRNQTTLSRQNQDVQNTLPAT; encoded by the exons ATGCAAACCGCCGTCGACTGCGTATGCGTGGAAGAGTTTGTTCAGGAACTTGTGGGCGCAGAGATGGATTTGGATGATAAAGGTGGACTGGACACTCCTCGCTCAGTG CTCCAAGACAATCCCTCAGTGCTGTACACAGACCAGTGTTGCAACTTGGAGGAGTCGAGTGATGCTGACCGTGGCTTCGAGGCGTTATGCGCCGGCCTGTCTTCCCAGAGCTCGGCACCGCAGCTCATGCCCAGCAAGCGGAACCACACATGCTGGGAGTGCGGCGAGCGCTTCAAGACGCTGCACGACCTGATGGTGCACTTCGACCAGCACCAGACCACTGGGCGCTGCCACCTGTGCAAGGTGGCGTTCCGGCGCGGGGCTTCTCTGGCCATGCACCTGGAGAACACCCACCGAGACGTGGCCCTCgggtgccctgccacacactGCAGGGCCCAGCTCCGCAACAGGTGGCTGCTGAACCAGCACATAGAGAGGTGCCACACGCGCAAGAGTGGAAGGACAGCCGTGGTGGCCGTGGTGAAGGAGGTGGTCGTGGTGGCGGAGGAGGAACCGCCGCCAAGAGGGCAACAAAGTCGGTTCTCAGAGAAGCATCCCCAAGAGCCTGTGGTGAGTGACCATTCATACCACAGCACCATAAGCATGGGCCTCACGGACCATACCTATAACAGCACGAGAATGGCATCTGGCCGCGTCGCCACGCGCGATCAAGGAGCACAAGAGCACGCGAACatggcgttgaaaatggaacAGGGCAGCAAAGGCTTCCTAGAGGAGGGAGCACCCATTCAGTGGGATGAGGTTGAGGAGTTTGCTGAGGAGGAGGTTGGCTCAGGAGATGCATCTACTGGCAGCAGAAAGGAGTATGAAAACTGTGATGTTAAACATCATAATGATGATCAGGATTATAGTGACCGTGATAGTGACAGTAGTAGTGTTAGTGACAGTGATAGTGACTCCTTGCCCCCTGGCGATTCAATATATGATCCCAAGGAGTGTGTCATTTCCAACTCTGATTCGGATTCAGACTCTGATTCGAAATCGGATTCATTCTCCTCAGACTCCAATCGCTCGTACGCCAAGGGTGGCATGCACTTGTCTTCTAGCGGACGGAAAAAGACACTGAGCACACCGATTCTGGCCACTGTGGTGAAACCATTGACATCCAACCCCACTGCTCAAGTCTCACAGAAATGTCCTCACTGTTGGCAGGGCCCTTACCTCGATCTGAAGACCCACATTGTCAAGTGCTGTAGCAAAGGTCCAGACAATTGCATTAAATGCTGGAGAGTTTACGGTCGATTCATGGATTATATTTGTGTGGCCTGCAAGAAAACGTTCTCAGGCTCGGACGCTTGTAAGTCGCATGTCTGCCCTATGAAGTTTGCAGGCAGGCCTACGGTGCCAGACCCCGTTGCCAAGCAGCCTGTGGACTCAGCCCCAGTCTTCTCCCAGCTTCCCCAGCTTTACCAGATTATCTCTCTGCTGCCCCCTGGGATCATTTACACGCAAGCACAGTCTATTGGCACTTCTCAGCCTTCTGTTTCGCCTTCGACCAGTAGCGCTGTACTACCCGGCAGTGTGGCCGTGAAGGCAGTCCGCCCGCAAAACACTAACGCGACCACTCCTACGTCACAGACGGCCACTGGTAGTAGCCCTGCGACATCTGCACCCGCACTGGCCACAGTGGTGACCATCAGGGATAGGTCAGCCAGCGTCCAGGCGCCCAATCAGTCTCCCATGCTCCTTCAGCCACCTGGACGTGCCGCACCCTCCTACGCCCCCCTGGCCAACACCCTAACCGGTTTAGTGCACGTCTATGCCCAGAACTCTCCAAAGACCCAGGTGATTGTTCGTGGTGAGACCCCACCTGACACCCCTGCGTCGTCAATCCTTTGTGGCCAGACCCCGTCAGGCGCCCCTGCACCCGTGCTTGTCCACAGTCAGGTACCTGGCAGCTTTCCTGTCACCACGATTGCTCATAGCCAAGCTGTGTCTGGAAAACCAGTTACGATTGTTTGTAATCGGGACCAACTTCAGATGCCCTCCGCAATGGTTTTCCGCAACCAAACCCCCACTAGCGTGCCTAGTTTTATAGCAGCTCCCAGCCAGGGCCAGCAAAGGGTACCCACAGCTGTGGTTGTTCGCAGTCAGGTGCCCCCTGGTGTTCCAGCACCCTCAGCAATTCAAAACCAGGCTTCGGCAGGTACGGCTGCCTCTTCAGCTGCCCGAGGCCCTCCTGGCGTGTCTGCCGCCACAGAGGGAAGGACACAGccctctctccccacactgTTTCGCATACCCACCACAGGCTCCAACACCTTTTTCTTCCCTATGCCCAATCAGCCCTTGGGTGCTGCAGGGCCCACTGTTGGACATTTAATGCCCGTCACAGCTTCCAGTGGTGCTGCAGGCGTCGTCTCGGCGGGGCTGCCGGTTCTGTCAATGAGATTTCCTGCCCCGACTggtgtgtctctctccttcccaaGCGCCGCCCAGTCCTCCAGAGACTCTGGCCATCCTGTCTCAAGTCAGGTCTCCACTGCTGTCCCCTCCTCAGCGGTCTCCATCTCCAGCAGTGTGTGCACCACGGCCTCCACCTCTCGTGTGGTGCCCTCCCAGGCGTACGTGTCCAACGCCCTTTGCACCCAagtgtcttcctctctcccctcctcatctCGGGTCTCATCCACTGCAGCAGGCACTGCCTCCATACCCAAGCAGGCCCCTAATGTTGCTTCCATCACCCAGAATCCCAGGCTTCCAGCTGTCTCCGCCCTCTCAGCAGCCGCGCCCACCAAGAGTCCCCCTCTGGTCGTCCTGTCCGACTCGGGTCCACTGCGGATCTTGTTCATGTTCCTGAACCAGAGCCGGGAGCTGGCTCTGGCGCAACGCATGAGGACCCGGTGGCACTACAAGGAGATCTTCACGTGCCGCCAGTGCGGCGCCGTCTCGCGGCAGCCCTCGCTGGTTGTGCTGCACCGCTACCGCCACCGGGGGGCGCCGCGTCCCCACCGCTGCTGCGGCTGCGGCCGGCGCTTCCAGGCACGCCTGCACCTGCTCCGCCACCAGGTGCTTCACGCCGAGGCCACGCGCTACATCTGCGCGGCGTGCGGGGACTCCTTCGAGGGCGCCCAGCAGCTGGTGCGTCACAAGGCCAACTGCCGCTATAGGACCAACGCCCAGTGCTGGAGGCCCTTCGTCTGCAGCTGTGGACGGAGGTTTGTCAGGCCGTCAGCCCTCCTGTGGCACAAACTGAACAATTCCAGGCACAAACCGAGGACTAGAAATCAAACAACATTGTCACGACAGAATCAAGATGTCCAAAATACACTGCCAGCAACTTGA